A window of Leptospira bourretii genomic DNA:
AAACCTTCGGCACTGTAACATACGCTTTGGAAGTTTTAACAACGTCCATATTTGGAATTCATTTGAATTCCAGGTGATGTATATAAGCGGTATAAATTGTGGAAGACCGCTTTGGGATTTAGGGACACCTCCCCTACCCAAGCCTCTATTAACATTCGATTTCGATTTTTGTCAAGTATTAATGTGACATAATCCCAAACCGAATTTGGAAACAAAAAAGAAGATCCGTTGGAATAGGGTAGGGGAAAAAGAAAGGAGAGAAGTCTCTCTGAACTGCTTCCACACAATCCAGAGAGTTTACATCACCCGGTTAAAGGGGTTACAAACAATCTAACAAGATCACAAAAATAGTACAAGGATTTTTCTATTTCAAAACTCAAAAAAAAACTCCAGCTACTCGGGCGCATCGAATCCCTTCAATTCCAAACAGAAAAGAAAAACGACCAGGCTCTTCGCTCCAATCTTTCGTTTCACGAAAGGATTTCCGCTGCGATCCTTTGCGCATGACACCGAAGATAAAATTCAAAACACCAACACATATGGGAAAAGTACGCCGGCGTACTTTTCAAAAATAATTCATTTTTTTGATTTTTCATTGCACAAAGAAGAAGCTTTCACAATCTAATTTTGCAATGAAGATCATCACAGTTGCCAACATCAAAGGCGGAACTTCAAAATCCACCACAGCCATTCATCTTGCCTTAGCTCTTTCCAAAAGAGGGAAAACTTTAGCAATCGACATGGACCCACAAGCCGACTTATCCGACTTCTTTTTTCCTGAAGAACCTGTTGAGTTTTTCGATTCAGGAAACACTCTTTCTGTTTTAAATGCAGAAACAACTTTAAGTGAATCTGTGAAACCTTCCAACGATATAGATGTGTTGCCATCCATCATCGAACTTTCGGATTTAAGTTATTTAGCCTCAAAAGACTTTTCCATGATCCCTCGCCTCAAAAACATCCTACTCAAAGCAAAATATGATTACGTAGTAATTGACACCCCTGGATCCGGTTCCTCAGAAAACATCGCATCTTACCTCCCAGCCTCTGTCATCTTGGTTCCTGTCACTCCATCCAAATGGGCAGTTCGAACTGTGGCCCAAGTCCTAAAAAAAGTAGATGAAGCGGAAAGATTTGATGAACAATCAAAGAAAAAATCCGTCATGATCCTCCCCTCTCAATGGGGAACTTCTCAAAAACAAATGGATCTACTTGAAAAGCTCAACACAATCAAAACATTAAAAATTTTAGAACCCATCCCAAAAAACGACAGTATTCGGGACCGAACTGAAACTGGGAAACCTCTACAGGAAGGAAGCGCTCCTTGGAAAGCTTTCGAAACTTTAGCGGAGAAATTAAAGTAAGGTACGCCGGCGTACCTGGGAATTTTTATGAAAAACAAAGCAAACTATAACCCGGCAGACATACTTTCTAGAGCCACCCAAAGAACCTCTTCTTTAAATCCATTCCTAAAAGAAGAGAACACAGAAAATCATAACGCAAGTGATATCCCTATCGATCAGATCATAACAGAAAACAACCCCAGAAAAACATTTAACGATTCCACTATCAGGGAACTAGCAGAATCAATTTCTCAATATGGCCTTTTACAACCAATCGTGGTTAGAAAAAAAGCAGGGAAATATGAACTCATCAACGGAGAAAGAAGATTCCGAGCCCACAAACTTCTCAAAAGGAAAACCATTTTAGCGATTGTTAAAAACGTAGAACAAATCGACATCTCCAAGTTGCCTGAAATCAAATTGGTAGAGAACTTACAACGAGAAGATTTGCCAGAATCCGATCTTGCCCTATCTTTACAGGAATTAAAAAATAGGCATAAAGAAACCAACGAACAATTGGCAAAACGTATCAACAAATCAGCACAATGGGTAAAAACAAAAATTGCTCATGCAGAAATCTTAAAAGAAACAGCGCCAAATTCTTCTGTAGATAAAAGCCATCCGATCTTCCAAATACCCACAAGTTTGTTTACAGAAATTGCACCACTTGACGTTCCAAATCGGAAAAGAGCGATCGACTACCTGATCAAAGGGCTAGAAAAAAAAGGTGATTTCCCATCCAGAAACGATTTAAGAGAGTTTGTTCGCCCCCTAAAACCAAACAAACCCAAACCAACAAAAACGAAACTAGGAAACCTGGAACTAAAGGATCTAAAAAACAAATTGTCCAAAATAAAAGAAAAAATCTCTCAACTTCAAAATGAAAAAACCATTTTAGAGGAAACCATTAGGAAATATAAAAAATAAATCGCAAGAGGCCTGGCACATTCGCTAAAACCTTCTCTATTTTTTTTGTAATGTGAAGAGAAAAAAACTTGTACTTCTTTTCGAAACAATCTACATTGTATTTAGATCCTTAACCGGGTTGAACAATAAAGCCCTGGGAAGTGTGGTAGCGACCCGGGGCCATTTCCCCCACCTTTTCAAACTTTCATCCACTCTCCCCTAATGAGACAGTCACCGAATTATGTCACATTTTTCTCTTGACGAAATTTTTAAATTTGTACATATAGGGAACGTTCGGGTCACACAACCGGACACGGCTCTACCACAATGCCGTTATTGTTCAAACCGGAATTTCTAAAAAAAGTTCCGAAAGGACGTTCGTAAGAACTTCCAAATTTCTCTTCTCTTGTTGGACCGAAGGTTTGTTTTTTAAAAAAATCAAATTCATTCACGAGAGCAGAGGAGGTATACCCAAAAGGTATATTGGCAAAAGACAACCAAACGCTCGTAGCCGGAGATGTGTTCGTTTGGGCAAAGGAACCTAAAATGAAAACAAATCGAACAGGAATTTGGATTCCCGTTTGGATTGAGAACTTAAACTTATCTCATAGCCAAACAAAATTATATGCTGAGATTGTCTCTTTACATGACAAAGGTGGGTGTTTTGCATCCAATCGTTATTTCGGGGAAGTTCTTGGTCTCAAAATGGACACAGTTTCTAGACTGATTACTTCTTTAAAGAAACTAGGCCTTCTCGAACAAACAGGATTTGACGGAAGACGACGTTTCCTAAAACCTCTCTTCGCAAAACAAAACCAAACGGGTCTAGAAACAAAAGAACCTTTGGAGAAAAATCCAATGCTAACAAAACAAGAGGAAGACCGACCCGTAAAAAAACACCAAGTCCGGTCCTTAAAAAAATCCAATGCAGAATGGGAAAAAACTGTGACCCCCTTAGTAAGTACATTAAAGGTACAAAAAGAAGTACAAAAGAAAAGTTCTTGGGAAGAATTTAAAATTTGGAGCGAAAGATCTTTGTCAAAGTCCACCTATTTCCAAATTGCAAGTATTTCATCTCCTGATTTTTTACAAGGGGCATCTCGTTTGATTTGGAAGAATTGGATGGAAAAACAAAAATCCTTACAACACTTTCAAATACAATATGGCCCTTCTTTTTAGATTTTACTTTTAAGGAAATACAAATGGAAGTTTATCAACACATCAAAACAGGGAATTTTTATCTTAAGTTAGATGAAGCAAAAAATTGTACAAACGCTAACGACGGACAACAGATGGTTTTCTACTGCGAATATGGCAAGGAAAATCCAATGAAATTTGTGAGAGATAAAAAAGAATTTTTAGAGAAGTTTAAAGTGATAGATCTTTCATAAAAACCTAAATCCTAAATTGAAAATCGTAAGATGTCTTCTGCCATTTCCATTTTTGTTTTTTTGAGGTTTTTACTTTCTGTTTCGGGGAAGTCAGTTTCGATACATAAATTGCTATATCCATGTACAAGGGACCAAGCCATAAGAGCAAAACTTCTGTGGTTTTCTTTTCTACGTTTCTCTTTCAGATAAAATCGACAACCTCTGACAAGGATCGCATACGATTTTAATTTAGATTGTTTCAGAATTTTAGATTCACTCGTTCTTTTAGTTTGAAACATAAGCCGATAGTAATTTGGATTTTTTACCGCAAATTGAATGTAAACCAATCCCAATTTTACAAAATAGTCATCAGGATTCCCTGAAACTTGGGGGACCTTTTTTTGTAAGGAACCAAGTCGATCAAATCCAATCGAAGACAAAATCTCTAAAACTTCTTCTTTGTCTTGGAAATGCCTATAAACAGCGGCATGAGAAACTCCAGAAAGAGTGGCTACTTCCCGGAGAGAAAAGTCGGAAGCACCTCTTTTTTGTAACAATTTATGGCAAGATTTTATGATCGAATTTTTTAAATCCCCGTGATGATAAGAAGTTCGGCGCACAGTCCGATTTTGAAAAATAAGTTACCAGTGGCAACATTTTTATTGAAATAAATCCATTAGATGTTACTAATGGTAACATATGGAGGTTGTTTTATGCAAACACTTACAACCGAAGAAACCCAAAAAATTTTAGAAGACATGACTATTAATTTTAATCACGGCGGAAGAAAAATTACAGTCCCACCGCCGATATTTCTCGCTATGAAAGCGGAAATCCTTTCCTATACCAAGGGAAAAAGTATAACAGTTGCCTTTCCTGTTTCTCTCGACCAGACCAATCCAATGGGAATGATGCAGGGTGGAGTCATCGCAGCAGCTTTTGACAATGCATTTGGACCCTTGAGTTATTTAGTGGCAAAACGTCCGACAACAACAATTGATATGAATATTCAATACATTCGCGGAGTTGCAGTGGACCAACGTGTCATTGTAAAAGCATCAGTTGAAGCAAAAGGATTTTCAACCATTCATATGGTAGGAGAGATGCGCACAGAAAAAGACAAACTTTTAGCAACGGCAACAACCAATCTTTTGATTCTAAAAATTCCGGGAGGAGGGGAATAATAAATTCTATTTGTAGTCGTATCTTTCTAAAACCATTTCAATGATCGTTGGTGTGCAAGTGGTTGTATCATTGAAATGTTGGCTCATGATGACGCCATGAAGGAAGGTTTTGATTAGGATCATTTCTTTATCCGGTTCTTTGACTCCATAGGACCGGAAACGTTCTCGCATCGCCTCTTTGAATGGGGCAAAACGTCTTTCCACATTTTCCAACATTTTTTTCGAAAGTGAGACGGATCCAGGTTGGAAAAGACAAACAGAAATCAAAACCATGGTTTTTCTTTCTTCTTTTGCAAATTGGATCGAGCGATTAAAAAATTCCCTGACATATTCTTTTGCGGAAAGATTTGGCGGGATATTGCTGTAAAATTTTTCCTGTTTTGCGAGGTGGGAATCGATGATATGTTCAAAAATTTGGTTTTTGCTCTTAAAATAGTTATAAGCAAGACCCTTGGAAATTTTTGCATGGTTTGCGATCATTTCCATGGTGGTTTGAGAGAACCCATGTTTTGCGAACAAAACAATTGCCGAGGCAAGAATCCTTTCTATGGACTTCTCCCTGGCTTGCTGCTTTTTGTTCTCCGATTTTTGAGATGTCTTAATGGGCACTGACTTCACCGTTCTGGTTCTTTCGAATTTCGCAAACACTTTTTAATCCCAATTCGAAGAGAAAGAGGGGTTAGAATTCACTTGGAAGACTCGGGGCCATCCAGTTTTTGGTCTGTATGAGTTCATTTGCATCCGTAACAGTACTAAAACCAGCCAATATCTATTTCAATGGAAACGTTACCAGCCGCACGGTCCTATTTCCTAATGGGGAAAAGAAAACCTTGGGAATCATGATGCCTGGTGATTATGAATTTGGAACCGACCAAAAAGAAATTATGGAAATCCAATCCGGAAAACTTTCCGTTTTATTACCAGGATCCGAAACATGGCTACAAATTGACGGTCAATCCGTGTTTGAAGTCCCTGCTGGATCCAAGTTTAAATTGAAAATTGAAACTGTAACAGACTATTGTTGCTCTTACGTTTGATCTACAATTTCCGCAGTTGGGGCATTGTTTTTAACAGAATTAATGCCACTTTCGCAAGCTTGTTTTGAAGAATAACCTTCGCTAGATGCGATGATTTCTCCATTGGCAGCTTTCAGGCGGAAACGGAATTCTCCTGCTTTGTCTTTGTAAATTTCAAATTTTGCTGACATATACCTTTCTCCTTGATTTGCCAAAACTATCGATTGTTTGGAGATTTTGGCAATACGTTTTCTTTCTGGACTTGATTTTGAATTCCAGCAAGTGCCGTCCTTTCAAACACTGACCTTAGAACCGTTACAGTCCCATGATCCCCGTTCGCAGAATTAATTTATTTCTATTCCTACTGGTTTTTATTTCTTGCGGTAACAAGTTCCCGGAACGCCCTCCTATCCAATTTACATTCGAATCCAAAACACCAGAACAGATCTTGATGGGGGAGGTTCTTTGGTCCAAGGTCCACGAAATGAAGTATCATTTTGGGTATTGGAAACCATCCGTCTGGGTAAAATTTGATCTGGTGAACCCGGAAGAATCCACAAAGGACTACATCCTCGAATTAGAATCTCCTTGGGTTGATTCTGTTTTATTGGTTTGGAAAGAAAATGGAAAAGTGATTGAGAAACGATTTGATGGTTCTGCTGCTTTTTCTTCAAGAGAATTGCAACACAGAAATCCAACTTACCAATTGACCTTGGAACCTTTGGAAACAAGAACCATTTATGCTCATATTAAAAACTCAGGGATACTCAATGCCCCATTTCGCATTTGGAAGATAAATTCTTTTTTTGATAGGATTGAAAGGGATTACGTTGCAAATGGAATTTATTTTGGGATTATATTTGCACTTCTATTATATAATCTATTAATTTATGTTAGCGTAAGAGAAAGAGCCTATGTTTATTACTGTTTGTATCTGACAACTTTAGGGATTAATTATTCCTTACTAGGCGGGTTTTTTAAACAGTTATTGGTGCCTGACTTAGGTATGTCCATCAAACCTTATCTTTATGTATCTGTGAATGCTTCTTTGACCTTTGTTGGTTTGTTTTCACTCTCCTTTCTGAACCTAAAAAAGGTCAATCCTTGGTTGGACCGGGTCATACGTTTGAGTGTGCTAGCCTTCGGATTTATGTCTGTCCTTGCTTTTTTTCTCCCGCATAATTGGATGGAAGTTTCTTTTATATATACTTTTCCTTATATGTTTTTACTACTTATGTCTGCGGGAGCTTATTCCTACAAAAAAGGAGTAAAGTCATCTTTGTTTTTTCTTTTGGCATGGTTTACTTTGTTCGTCGGAGTCATTGTCGATTCTTTAACGAAGGCTTCGCTGATTCCATTTTCTACCTTTGGAAGGTATGGGGTTCAAATTGGGACTGCTTTTGAAGTGATCTTATTCTCTTTGGCTTTGGGTCGTCGCTTGCGTTTTTTATTAGAAGAAAACCTTTTGGCAAAAAATGAGCTAACAACGATTAAAAAAGATTTAGAAACCGCAAGAAAAATTCAAATGCGGATTCTTCCTGACCAATTGCCAGAGAATAAAAATCTTTCCGTGGTTGTTTCATATTATCCTCTTTATGATGTGGGTGGAGATTTTTATGATTTTTTTGAATTCAATGATGGATTGGGTTTAGTCATTGCAGATGTGACTGGTCATGGTGTAAGTGCAGCATTAGATTCTTCTACTGTCAAAATCGCATTTCGAAATGCAAAGGAATATAACAAGTCTCCCAAAGAATTAATCGGAGCAATGAATCGGTTTTTATGTACAAGTCTTCATGCTCGTTTTGTCAGTGCTGCCTATCTCTATATCGATTATGAAAAAAAGAAATTGAGTTTTAGTTCTGCGGGGAACCCTCCTTTTGTGATCATTCGAAATGGAGAAATAGAATCATTCGAATGTCCAGGTCTTTTGCTCGGCGTTCGTCCAAATTATCAATATGAGGAACGAGAAATTAGATTGCAGGAGGGAGATCGAATTTTGGTTTTTACGGACGGATTGTACGAAAATTTAAAGCCCGATGAAGAACCTGAGGCTATTTTGTTTCCTGAAATCATACCAATTGTAGGCAATTCACAAGAGTTGTTCCATCAAAATCTTTTAAATCGACTTTCTCGGATGAGGCAGGTTTCCAGAGACGACATCACCCTCATTTCTCTCGATATCACTTGAAAACAAAGTGATTATCAAAATGTGCGTTGCTACCTTTTTAAATAATTCTTGCATAAATTGTTATTTTTTGTGCAATTACCTGCTAACGAATGTCTACAACCGATTTCTATTTCAATACATTAAAGAATAATCGTTTTTATTTTTGGGTTTTATTATTCTGTTTTTTGCCTTTGGTTCTTGTTGGTACTTTTCCTGAATACTTTTATCGAGAGTTCGAAATTGGATTTTTTTTAGTATTTCATAATGTTACGGAAATATTTAGCGTTATCGTTTCATTTTCCGTTTTCGGCTTAGGTTATTATTCCTATTCTCAAAGTCGGAATGCTCATACTTTATTTCTCGGAGTTGGGTTTCTAACGGTGGGTCTTATTGATTTTATGCATACCTTAGGTTACAAAGGGATGCCTGATTTTGTGACTCCAAATTCGGGAAACAAATCATCTCAGTTTTGGATTTTTTCTCGGATGGTTACTGCAATTGTATTGCTTTGTGCCATATATATTCAACCGAATACGAAGTATAAACTAATAAAAGAAAGGGTTCTCGTATTATTTGCCTTTCTGATTGTTGGGGTTATCTTTCTATTAGTTATTTTTTTTAATGAATGGATTCCTGATACTTATGTACAAGGGAAGGGTTTAACCCCATTTAAAAAGAATGCAGAGTTTGTGATCATTGGAATTTTATTTCTATCTCTTCTGCTTTATCGTAGGGCAAGTTTCTATACCTCCAGGAGACAACTACAGTATTATCTATCTGCGTTTATTGTTTGTATTTTTAGTGAAATGGTCTTTGTTTTTTATACAAGTGTATATGACGTTTATAATGTTGTTGGCCATCTCTATAAAATTGTTGCCTTTTATCTAATATACAAAGCTGTTTTTATTGCAGCAATCAACGATCCTTATGAGAAATTAATAGAAGCGAACCAACTCTTGTCTGAGGAAATCGAAGAAAATAAAACATATTCGGAGATGATTAAAAAATCTTTGCGAGAAAAGGAAAACTTAATCGCGGAAATTTTTCACAGAACGAAAAATTCCATTCAGCTGGTACGTTCGATTTTAATGATCCAAGCTTCTGATTTCCCAGATGATAAGAATATCCAATCTATAGTGGAAGATACTTCTATAAAAATCCAAACCATGTCCTTGGTTCATGACCACTTGTATGCCAATCAGGATTTAAGTGAGATCAAAGTGTCTGCATATTTAGAGTCATTGGCTGAGATGGTCAAACAAGCCTATCCCCCCGTCGGAACAGATGTTAAAATTAATTTTCAGGTTGGAGAAGGGGCTTTGCTTTTGGACACGGCTGTTCCACTTGGACTAATTTTTACAGAGATATTATCCAATAGTTTTAAATATGCGTTCCGAAATCAAAAGTTAGGTGAAGTTTTGATCCGTTTTTCTTTTGAAGGAAGTGTTTGCCATTTCGAATATAGAGACAATGGTGTTGGATTACCAGATGGATTTAATTTAGAAAAACAAAAGAAATTGGGTTTGAGTTTGGCAAAGATTATTGCAGAGAAACAAATGGGGGGAACCTTGAGTATCGATGGTACCCAAGGTTTTCAATTGAAACTTACCTTCCCAAGTGATTTATACAAGAGAAGGGTCTAACTCATCGGTAGTATGATTTAGATATTCTCGAGTGAGTTGAAACCAGGATTCTGATTGTGGAATACCAGGTTTTCTTTTTCCAAACATTTGTAGAATCAAGTTGCCTTCGTTGTCAAAAACTTCCACTGAAGTGACAAGTCCATCTTTGGTAGGTTTGTCAACAATCCAAACTGATTCTATGAGATCCGTTCTTAAGTGTAGGTTAAATTCAGGATCAAGAACATTGAACCAAGGCCCCATGGGCTCTAGTTTTTGAATTTTGCCAGTATGGATTTGAATCATTCCTGGATTTCCAACAAAAATCATAATGTCCATTTCCTGTTTGCTTGTTTTTTCCATTAGGTTTAGGAAATCATTTGTTAGGATTTGAAAAGCGAATTTCCCATTTGCTGCTTTTAGCGAAAATTCTCTTGAGTAGTTGAATCTGCGGATCAAAGAAAAAAAATCATGTGTGTCTTCAAGTTGGCTCCAAGCTTTCAGAAACTCGGGAATGTCTTTTGGATCGTTTGTTTCTAGTTTGATGATTGTTTCGGTAGATGGTTTGGTAAAGGTTTGTGTTTCATCTACGAACTGGCTCATTATGAGTTTCCATCCATCGAGTTCTGATTTTTCTGTTTGATAGATTTTATGAACAGCTTCCCCTTTCGAGTCAAAAAACTGGAAACTACGCATTAGATTGTTTTCTCTTGGTTCTTCTACATAAAACCCATACTTCCAATCTTTTAAGAAAATTCTTAAATCGATATCTTCTCCTACTGCGAGAGCTGTTTGTCCATTGACGGAAACATTTTTGTAGATTCCTTTTCTTTCATGTACGCAAGATTCGTTTCTAGTCAGAGCCATCACATAGCCTAGATTCGGTGTATTCAGCAAAAAATTTGCCCAATCCGGTCTCATTAGTTTGACTGATGGACCAAGCTTTGTAGCAAGAAGTTCCGCTTCGCTTACTTTTAAATGTTTGGCGGCATCTCGAATTCTAAGTTTGGGCATTTCTTTGGTAAGATTTTCCCATTGTTGCTTTAAATTTTCATTCATATTGTTTCTCCTATGATTTCTGGAATGATAAAATTTCCTTCTGGTGATGTTAAGATCCGTGCTTTCATGCCAAATGCTGATTCTAAATTTTCTAAAGTAAGAACCTCTTTTGGTTTCCCTGACTTTATGATTCTTCCTTTGTGAAGTAAGGTGATGGTATCTGCATAAAGAGCTGCTAAATTCAAATCATGTAGAATCATGAAGATCGCATAACCTTGATTTGCCATGTGGCGACAGACATTTAAAGTTTTATATTGGTTTGGAATGTCTAAAGCGGAAACAGGTTCATCAAGAAAGATATACCGAGGCGGTGTTTCCCAGACTTGTGCTAAGATTCTACCAAAGTTGATTTTTTGTCGTTCTCCACCAGACAGAGTAGAGTAGTTTTGTTCTTTTTTGTCTAAAGAATTTGTGATCTTTAAACAAGTTTGAACAATTTCTTTGTCTCTTTTTGTGTTTTTTTCATGAGGGTGTCGTCCAAGTTCGATGACTTCTTCAGAGGTAATTGGGAAAGTAATTGTCGTTTCTTGGGTAAGGACTGCTCTTTTTTTTGCCAGTTCATTTTTGGGATAATTTTTTAAATCGATTCCATCCAGATAAACATTTCCTTTTTTGAGGGCCAGGTCACCACATAACGCATGGAAGAGGGTGGATTTGCCAGCTCCATTTCTTCCAATTAGAACGTGTAGTTCTCCCGGTTTGATTTCTAATTCAATTTTAGAGAGAATTTGTTTGGAACCAATCTGATAGTCTAAGTCAATTGCTTCAATTGTCATACATGGGGCATCCTTTTGCGAATCAAACTAAGAAAAAATGGAGATCCGAGGAGGGCGGTCGCAATCCCGACAGGAATTTCGGAAGGGGCGATGATGACTCTACAGATCCCATCTGCAAAACATAACAATCCTCCACCTAATAAATAAGAGGTGACAAGTAAGTATCGATAATCCTGGCCTATTGCGAGTCGGACTATATGGGGAACAGCGAGGCCAACAAACCCGATGTTTCCTACTAGTGAAATGCAGGCTCCTGTGCTCACCCCTACAAAAAGAATTGCGATGGTTTTTAGTAGTTCAGTAGATACTCCAAGGTGACTTGCTTCCCTTTCACCTAATATGAAGACGTTTAACTGGTTTGCTATGAATGGACTGACAAAGATTGGGAAAATTAAGAAAAAGGAAAATGATTTTAAGTTGGACCAAGAGCCTCCACCAAGACTTCCCATATTCCAAAGTGATAGGTTCCTTAGTTGAGATTCATTTGCGATGTAACTTAAAATTCCGATGGCAGAATAACAAATTGCATTTACTGCGATACCTGAAAGAAGTAATGAAAAAATATCGGTTCTTCCTTTTGACTTTGCAAAAAAGAAAATTAAAAAAGAAGAAAGAATCCCTCCGATAAAAGAAAATAAAACCACACTCCATATAGAATGTAAAAAAGGAATAGATGCTCCAAGGACAATTGCGATCGCTGCGAACAAAGAACATCCGGCTGTGATCCCAATGAGACCAGGGTCAATGATTGGGTTTCGAAAGAGCCCCTGCGCTAAAGAACCAGACCAAGCCAAGGACCCTCCGACCATCAGACCAAGAAGAATCCGTGGAATTCTTAGTTCAAAAAAAACTCGTGCTTCTAAACTTTCTTTTTGAAATAGATTCTCCCAGCTGATACTCATTGCTCCTAGTAATGACGATGAAATCGCTGAAAGAATTGTAAAAATCGCACACCCAATGGTGAAGATAAGTTTTTTCTTCATTCCATTTGTTTCCATTTCTCATTTAATGTTTTTAATGCCAAAGGTAACCTTGGTCCAAAACCTAATAAAAGGAGATCATCTACAACGATTAGATTCTTTTCTTTTCCTGCTCTTGTAAATTCCATTCCGTTAATTTCCCAAATTGCTTTTTCCCCACCAAAACCTTGTGCCGATTTTTCTGGCATAAGAATGATGTCTGGATTTGCTTTTGCAAGAGCTTCACTTGTGAGAGGTTTGTATTCAGAAAATTCATGGATAACATTTGTCGCACCAGAGAGCTGAATCATCGAATGCGCAGCAGTTCCTGTTCCTGAAATAAAAATAGAACTCGGATTTCTTGAATAAATAAAGAGAACCTTTGCTTTTGTTTTATTAATTTTTAATTTCTGAATTTGGCCTTTAATGTTTTTGGCTAAAACGTCTGCTTCTTTTTCTTTTCCGAAAAGTTTTCCGATTTCTAACACACGTTTGGCTGGAGTTTCCAAAGTAAATTCATCAGGGAAAAGGTGAAGAGGGAGACCTGCATCTTTTAGATTTTGAATTGTTGTGGGAGGGCCTGCTGATTCCAAACCAATGATTTGAGTTGGTTTTAAGTTTAAAATTCCTTCTGTAGTTAATGTCCGTTGGTATCCGACACTGGGAAGGGAAGTGGCTTGTTTGGGAAAGTAGGAGGTAGTGTCGACGGCTACTAACTGACTTTCTAATTTCAGTGCGTAAATAATTTCAGTCACTGTCCCGTTGACA
This region includes:
- a CDS encoding ParA family protein, yielding MKIITVANIKGGTSKSTTAIHLALALSKRGKTLAIDMDPQADLSDFFFPEEPVEFFDSGNTLSVLNAETTLSESVKPSNDIDVLPSIIELSDLSYLASKDFSMIPRLKNILLKAKYDYVVIDTPGSGSSENIASYLPASVILVPVTPSKWAVRTVAQVLKKVDEAERFDEQSKKKSVMILPSQWGTSQKQMDLLEKLNTIKTLKILEPIPKNDSIRDRTETGKPLQEGSAPWKAFETLAEKLK
- a CDS encoding ParB/RepB/Spo0J family partition protein, with translation MKNKANYNPADILSRATQRTSSLNPFLKEENTENHNASDIPIDQIITENNPRKTFNDSTIRELAESISQYGLLQPIVVRKKAGKYELINGERRFRAHKLLKRKTILAIVKNVEQIDISKLPEIKLVENLQREDLPESDLALSLQELKNRHKETNEQLAKRINKSAQWVKTKIAHAEILKETAPNSSVDKSHPIFQIPTSLFTEIAPLDVPNRKRAIDYLIKGLEKKGDFPSRNDLREFVRPLKPNKPKPTKTKLGNLELKDLKNKLSKIKEKISQLQNEKTILEETIRKYKK
- a CDS encoding helix-turn-helix domain-containing protein, whose product is MKTNRTGIWIPVWIENLNLSHSQTKLYAEIVSLHDKGGCFASNRYFGEVLGLKMDTVSRLITSLKKLGLLEQTGFDGRRRFLKPLFAKQNQTGLETKEPLEKNPMLTKQEEDRPVKKHQVRSLKKSNAEWEKTVTPLVSTLKVQKEVQKKSSWEEFKIWSERSLSKSTYFQIASISSPDFLQGASRLIWKNWMEKQKSLQHFQIQYGPSF
- a CDS encoding TetR/AcrR family transcriptional regulator, whose translation is MRRTSYHHGDLKNSIIKSCHKLLQKRGASDFSLREVATLSGVSHAAVYRHFQDKEEVLEILSSIGFDRLGSLQKKVPQVSGNPDDYFVKLGLVYIQFAVKNPNYYRLMFQTKRTSESKILKQSKLKSYAILVRGCRFYLKEKRRKENHRSFALMAWSLVHGYSNLCIETDFPETESKNLKKTKMEMAEDILRFSI
- a CDS encoding PaaI family thioesterase, with amino-acid sequence MQTLTTEETQKILEDMTINFNHGGRKITVPPPIFLAMKAEILSYTKGKSITVAFPVSLDQTNPMGMMQGGVIAAAFDNAFGPLSYLVAKRPTTTIDMNIQYIRGVAVDQRVIVKASVEAKGFSTIHMVGEMRTEKDKLLATATTNLLILKIPGGGE
- a CDS encoding TetR/AcrR family transcriptional regulator gives rise to the protein MPIKTSQKSENKKQQAREKSIERILASAIVLFAKHGFSQTTMEMIANHAKISKGLAYNYFKSKNQIFEHIIDSHLAKQEKFYSNIPPNLSAKEYVREFFNRSIQFAKEERKTMVLISVCLFQPGSVSLSKKMLENVERRFAPFKEAMRERFRSYGVKEPDKEMILIKTFLHGVIMSQHFNDTTTCTPTIIEMVLERYDYK
- a CDS encoding pyrimidine/purine nucleoside phosphorylase: MSSFASVTVLKPANIYFNGNVTSRTVLFPNGEKKTLGIMMPGDYEFGTDQKEIMEIQSGKLSVLLPGSETWLQIDGQSVFEVPAGSKFKLKIETVTDYCCSYV
- a CDS encoding YegP family protein — its product is MSAKFEIYKDKAGEFRFRLKAANGEIIASSEGYSSKQACESGINSVKNNAPTAEIVDQT
- a CDS encoding 7TM diverse intracellular signaling domain-containing protein, which translates into the protein MIPVRRINLFLFLLVFISCGNKFPERPPIQFTFESKTPEQILMGEVLWSKVHEMKYHFGYWKPSVWVKFDLVNPEESTKDYILELESPWVDSVLLVWKENGKVIEKRFDGSAAFSSRELQHRNPTYQLTLEPLETRTIYAHIKNSGILNAPFRIWKINSFFDRIERDYVANGIYFGIIFALLLYNLLIYVSVRERAYVYYCLYLTTLGINYSLLGGFFKQLLVPDLGMSIKPYLYVSVNASLTFVGLFSLSFLNLKKVNPWLDRVIRLSVLAFGFMSVLAFFLPHNWMEVSFIYTFPYMFLLLMSAGAYSYKKGVKSSLFFLLAWFTLFVGVIVDSLTKASLIPFSTFGRYGVQIGTAFEVILFSLALGRRLRFLLEENLLAKNELTTIKKDLETARKIQMRILPDQLPENKNLSVVVSYYPLYDVGGDFYDFFEFNDGLGLVIADVTGHGVSAALDSSTVKIAFRNAKEYNKSPKELIGAMNRFLCTSLHARFVSAAYLYIDYEKKKLSFSSAGNPPFVIIRNGEIESFECPGLLLGVRPNYQYEEREIRLQEGDRILVFTDGLYENLKPDEEPEAILFPEIIPIVGNSQELFHQNLLNRLSRMRQVSRDDITLISLDIT